The Corynebacterium confusum genome has a window encoding:
- a CDS encoding helix-turn-helix domain-containing protein: MTNSPQAKKSSPNTNHDHEGFVFRLIPTPQQEALFEEMTRAAHWGFNAFTEAWQKYDENYRARKDQLLAAGVNASSVNKLIKKEAETNPALKNRTVFHLRQMF; this comes from the coding sequence ATGACCAATTCACCACAAGCTAAAAAATCCTCACCCAACACCAATCATGACCACGAAGGCTTCGTGTTTCGGCTCATTCCCACCCCTCAGCAAGAAGCCCTGTTTGAGGAGATGACACGGGCAGCACACTGGGGGTTCAACGCATTCACCGAAGCCTGGCAGAAGTACGACGAAAACTACCGGGCAAGAAAAGATCAGCTCCTGGCTGCCGGCGTGAACGCCAGCAGCGTGAACAAGCTGATCAAAAAAGAGGCCGAAACCAACCCAGCACTAAAAAACCGCACCGTTTTTCATTTGAGACAGATGTTTTAA